From one Branchiostoma floridae strain S238N-H82 chromosome 3, Bfl_VNyyK, whole genome shotgun sequence genomic stretch:
- the LOC118410956 gene encoding SPARC-like: MKFWAVLLLGVLVAGALAQEDEPTEEQMDEADDILEALGKDEEVEEAEESEEEDEEEGIIEKHPCFDKKCKRGEVCDLDENLKPICVCAKKCPEPEDPGLSVCSTANKTYISECHLFKQKCDLKSSEDGKRVKIHLDYYGPCKLIEECLEEELAEFPLRMRDWLKNVLVQRMSLELLTDKEMFHAKKIYEDERRLKKRADGGDWEAEILLRDFRKNYAHYVYPIHWMFSKLDIHPKDRYLTHAELAPLRAPLVPMEHCTTTFFKTCDDDGDKRISLYEWGACLELKEEDIKQYLID, translated from the exons ATGAAGTTCTGGGCAGTACTTCTTTTGGGTGTCCTGGTTGCAGGAGCTTTGGCTCAG GAGGATGAGCCAACTGAAGAGCAGATGGATGAGGCAGATGATATCCTGGAGGCACTAGGAAAGGATGAGGAGGTGGAAGAGGCAGAGGAGTCTGAGGAAGAGGATGAGGAAGAAGGGATTATTGAAAAAC ATCCCTGTTTCGACAAGAAGTGCAAGCGCGGGgaggtgtgtgaccttgatgaGAACCTGAAGCCCATCTGTGTCTGCGCCAAGAAGTGCCCCGAGCCAGAGGACCCtggcctgtctgtctgctcaACTGCCAACAAGACTTACATCTCCGAGTGCCACCTCTTCAAGCAGAAATGTGACCTG AAGAGCAGTGAGGATGGCAAGAGAGTGAAGATCCATCTGGACTACTATGGCCCCTGTAAGCTGATCGAGGAGTGTCTGGAGGAGGAGCTGGCTGAGTTCCCCCTGCGTATGAGGGACTGGCTCAAGAACGTCCTGGTCCAGCGCATGTCTCTG GAACTGCTGACAGACAAGGAGATGTTCCATGCCAAGAAGATCTACGAGGACGAGCGCCGTCTGAAGAAGCGTGCCGATGGCGGAGACTGGGAGGCTGAGATCCTGCTGCGTGACTTCCGCAAGAACTACGCTCACTACGTCTACCCCATCCACTGGATGTTCTCCAAGCTGGACATCCAccccaaggacag GTATCTGACCCACGCTGAGCTGGCCCCCCTGCGCGCCCCTCTGGTCCCCATGGAGCACTGCACAACCACCTTCTTCAAGACATGTGACGATGACGGTGACAAGAGAATCTCCCTGTACGAGTGGGGAGCTTGTCTGGAACTGAAGGAAG AGGACATCAAGCAGTACCTGATCGACTAA